Proteins found in one Synechococcus sp. LA31 genomic segment:
- a CDS encoding BCD family MFS transporter has translation MAVIFVGLLNRVMLTELGFPGLLVGGALAFEQLVAPARILFGQLSDAHPLAGRHRTPYIWIGAALFCTLAVLLIPLIFRLHAALEAGTAWGIALGVAALCGLTACYGLAVSLATTPYLALVIDSTTEQERPRAVGLIWCLLTVGIVVGAIASSICLRGLDGVTDPVVLEQTLLRFMGQVALVVFALTLVATWGIESPGQRLQLSRSEDRDDAITLAAAWRLITSSRQVLVFFCFLLAFTLAVFLQDPILESYGAEVFGLPIAATASLSAVWGIGTLVGLLLAGLWLVPRLGKFACARLGCQLILVALLLLTLVGFTAEPQALKLVLFLFGLATGIGTNATLVLMLDLTLPEVAGTFVGVWGLAQAYSRAAGKVLGGGLLDLARSFTPADAPFPAYAAVFVLEAAIAVLALVLLSGVNLRQFREDTGRSLDRVLAMELG, from the coding sequence TTGGCCGTCATCTTTGTGGGCCTGCTCAATCGTGTGATGCTCACGGAGTTGGGCTTTCCCGGTCTGCTTGTTGGCGGTGCCCTGGCGTTTGAGCAGCTGGTTGCTCCGGCGCGCATCCTGTTTGGTCAGCTGTCGGATGCCCATCCGTTGGCCGGGCGGCACCGCACGCCCTACATCTGGATCGGGGCTGCGCTGTTCTGCACCCTGGCGGTGCTGTTGATCCCACTGATCTTTCGGTTGCACGCTGCCCTCGAGGCCGGCACCGCCTGGGGGATCGCTCTTGGTGTGGCGGCCCTGTGCGGTCTCACTGCTTGTTACGGACTGGCCGTGTCGTTGGCGACCACCCCGTATCTAGCTCTGGTGATCGACAGCACCACCGAGCAGGAGCGGCCGCGGGCGGTTGGGTTGATCTGGTGCCTGCTCACGGTGGGCATCGTGGTGGGCGCGATTGCCAGCTCCATCTGTCTGAGGGGGCTGGATGGGGTCACTGATCCAGTGGTGCTGGAGCAGACCCTGCTCCGTTTCATGGGCCAGGTGGCCCTGGTGGTGTTTGCCCTCACCCTGGTGGCCACCTGGGGGATCGAAAGCCCGGGCCAACGGTTACAGCTCAGCCGCTCAGAAGACCGCGACGATGCGATCACCCTTGCTGCGGCATGGCGCCTGATTACCTCCAGCCGCCAGGTGCTCGTGTTTTTCTGCTTCTTGCTCGCCTTCACGCTGGCGGTGTTTTTGCAGGATCCGATTCTCGAGAGCTACGGCGCCGAGGTGTTTGGCCTGCCGATCGCTGCCACGGCCTCCCTCAGTGCTGTGTGGGGCATTGGAACTTTGGTGGGTCTGTTGCTGGCTGGTTTGTGGCTGGTGCCGCGGCTCGGCAAATTTGCCTGTGCTCGGCTGGGTTGTCAGCTGATCCTGGTGGCGTTGCTGTTGCTCACCTTGGTGGGCTTCACGGCGGAGCCCCAGGCCTTGAAGCTGGTGCTGTTCCTATTCGGTTTGGCGACAGGAATCGGCACCAATGCCACGCTGGTGTTGATGCTCGATCTCACCCTGCCGGAAGTGGCTGGCACCTTTGTGGGGGTGTGGGGTCTGGCGCAGGCCTATTCGCGGGCGGCCGGCAAGGTGCTCGGTGGTGGCTTGCTCGATCTGGCTCGCTCGTTCACCCCAGCGGATGCGCCCTTCCCCGCCTACGCGGCGGTGTTTGTGCTGGAAGCGGCGATTGCTGTTCTGGCGCTGGTGCTTCTCAGTGGGGTGAACCTGCGTCAATTCCGCGAAGATACGGGCCGCAGCCTTGATCGCGTTCTTGCCATGGAGCTCGGATGA